A DNA window from Bacilli bacterium contains the following coding sequences:
- a CDS encoding ABC transporter permease gives MNAKLMWSRRVSGFRQEIRPYLTYALRTLSFASLFIMIISAYLYVRFLEQIRPGYPALLTAALVLLPVLALTPVRTYLRAPDIVYLLPLEDQLGEYFRAARRRAFVIQAFVTTVAWFILRPLLELSDSAIKHQFLAGLLLLLVLKRVLLHAKWLELHIYDAESSRLWGIVRWAVTGALTFALLKLPLSLGSLLLAAGATFYLLVLTTAARAYRHLPWLKLVELEQRHRAFAFRMLNLFIDVPAVQGKARRNPAPRRLARYLGYRSSRAGIYLYLLVWYRSEASGIWLRLTSLGAVLTGLSGGGLPGYALWGLFAVVIAVQLAELQKMRHISEHACMYPLPHELFARSARLVRFGLHALSLLVLSFLFAVSSGASGEAIILLVIGLGCSGLYHHRKATPF, from the coding sequence ATGAATGCGAAGCTAATGTGGTCGCGCAGAGTTAGCGGCTTTAGGCAAGAAATCCGTCCCTATTTAACCTATGCGCTGCGAACTTTATCGTTTGCCTCCCTGTTTATCATGATCATTTCAGCCTACTTATACGTCCGGTTCCTGGAACAAATTCGGCCCGGCTACCCGGCGCTCTTGACCGCGGCCCTTGTGTTGCTGCCGGTTCTGGCGCTTACGCCTGTCAGGACATATTTGCGCGCCCCGGATATCGTTTACCTGCTGCCGCTTGAGGATCAGCTTGGCGAGTATTTCCGCGCGGCGCGGCGGCGAGCGTTTGTTATTCAAGCGTTTGTGACGACTGTTGCCTGGTTTATTTTGCGGCCGCTCCTTGAACTTTCGGATTCCGCAATAAAGCATCAGTTTCTCGCTGGGTTATTGCTGCTTCTTGTGCTGAAACGAGTGCTCCTGCACGCCAAATGGCTTGAGCTTCATATATATGATGCCGAATCGAGCCGTTTATGGGGCATCGTGCGGTGGGCGGTCACCGGCGCGCTGACCTTTGCCTTGCTAAAGCTGCCGCTCTCCTTGGGCAGTTTGCTTCTGGCTGCGGGAGCCACTTTCTACTTGCTTGTGTTGACTACGGCTGCCCGCGCCTATCGGCATCTGCCCTGGCTCAAGCTGGTTGAACTTGAACAGCGGCACCGCGCCTTCGCATTTCGGATGCTCAACCTGTTTATCGATGTGCCGGCTGTTCAAGGGAAAGCGCGTAGAAACCCCGCGCCTCGGCGACTCGCCCGATATTTGGGGTACCGTTCAAGCAGAGCCGGGATTTACCTTTACCTTTTGGTTTGGTATCGCTCGGAAGCATCCGGGATTTGGCTGCGGCTTACATCGCTGGGCGCTGTGCTTACCGGCTTGAGCGGCGGCGGTCTGCCCGGTTATGCGCTGTGGGGCCTTTTTGCGGTTGTAATCGCAGTTCAACTGGCGGAATTGCAAAAAATGCGGCACATATCCGAACACGCTTGCATGTACCCGCTTCCCCATGAACTTTTCGCCCGTTCCGCCCGTCTCGTCCGCTTCGGATTGCATGCGTTATCGCTGCTTGTGCTTTCCTTCCTGTTCGCTGTATCGTCCGGCGCGTCAGGGGAAGCGATCATCCTGCTAGTTATCGGCTTGGGTTGTTCCGGATTGTATCATCATCGCAAGGCAACTCCGTTTTAA
- a CDS encoding ABC transporter ATP-binding protein: MSKLLQVENLTGGYGLDRQVLHQLSFTVDSSEMIGLIGLNGAGKSTTIKHILGFMRPHSGHIRLNGRLLDEDAVKYRRTYAYVPESPLLYEELTVHEHLELAAMAYGLDAATAAKREDDLLERFQMSPHRSKLAGQLSKGMKQKVLIMSAFLVRPQLYVIDEPFLGLDPLGIRSLLDLLAQVKREGAGILLSSHILTMIERFCDRFLLLHQGRLIASGNLAELREAAGVDFAESSLDDVFCQLVTRS, from the coding sequence GTGTCGAAGCTTCTGCAAGTAGAGAATTTAACCGGCGGATATGGTTTGGATCGGCAAGTGCTGCATCAGCTTTCTTTCACGGTGGACAGCAGCGAAATGATCGGCTTGATCGGACTGAACGGGGCCGGAAAAAGCACCACAATCAAGCACATTCTTGGTTTCATGCGGCCGCATTCCGGGCATATCCGCTTAAACGGCAGGCTTCTTGATGAAGATGCCGTCAAATACCGCCGAACGTATGCGTATGTGCCGGAAAGCCCCCTGCTCTACGAGGAGTTGACTGTGCATGAGCATTTGGAGCTGGCGGCGATGGCTTATGGCCTGGATGCCGCAACCGCCGCGAAGCGCGAGGACGATTTGCTGGAAAGGTTCCAAATGTCTCCTCATCGGAGCAAGCTGGCGGGGCAACTGTCCAAAGGGATGAAGCAGAAGGTGCTGATCATGAGCGCTTTTCTCGTCCGGCCGCAGCTGTATGTGATCGATGAGCCGTTTCTCGGACTTGATCCGCTTGGAATCCGCTCCCTGCTCGATTTGCTGGCCCAGGTGAAACGGGAAGGGGCCGGAATATTGCTGAGCTCGCATATTTTAACGATGATCGAACGGTTTTGCGATCGCTTTTTGCTGCTGCACCAAGGCCGGCTTATTGCCAGCGGCAATCTGGCCGAACTTAGGGAAGCCGCGGGAGTCGATTTTGCGGAGTCTTCCCTGGATGATGTCTTTTGCCAATTGGTGACGCGATCATGA
- a CDS encoding DUF6199 family natural product biosynthesis protein, with amino-acid sequence MGFISLLLIILGLLMVIRPSIVWAIIESWKSHDATEPSGLYVVSARIGGVLFILAGIGGVLGYWIL; translated from the coding sequence ATGGGGTTCATTAGCTTGCTTCTTATTATTCTAGGATTGCTAATGGTAATACGGCCGTCGATTGTTTGGGCCATCATCGAAAGTTGGAAATCACATGATGCAACCGAACCGTCCGGACTCTATGTTGTGTCTGCTCGCATTGGAGGCGTTCTGTTCATACTTGCGGGTATTGGGGGGGTTCTAGGGTACTGGATACTGTAA